A single region of the Solwaraspora sp. WMMD406 genome encodes:
- a CDS encoding site-specific tyrosine recombinase XerD, which yields MRSYLDHLTVERGLSTHTLRSYRRDLNRYLDTLAQAGVRDLADVTPADVTGHLAALRAGDGGQPRLSVASTARAASAVRGLHRFAAREGYAGVDAARDIRPAAPPRRLPRALDVDQVERLLAAAGEVDRPGVSLEVRDRALLEFLYGTGARISEAVGAAVDDLDLDAGVVLLRGKGGRQRIVPVGRYAAEALRAYLTRVRPALAAAGRGSPAIFLNARGGQLSRQSAWTVLRRCAGRAGLADTGVHAVSPHTLRHSYATHLLDGGADVRVVQELLGHASVTTTQVYTLVTVDRLREVYALAHPRARR from the coding sequence GTGCGGTCCTATCTGGACCATCTCACCGTCGAACGCGGGCTGTCGACGCACACGTTGCGGTCCTATCGGCGTGATCTGAACCGGTACCTCGACACGCTCGCCCAGGCCGGAGTGCGGGACCTCGCCGACGTCACGCCGGCCGACGTCACCGGGCACCTCGCCGCGTTGCGGGCGGGCGACGGCGGCCAACCGCGGCTGTCGGTCGCCTCCACGGCCCGCGCGGCCAGCGCCGTACGCGGACTGCACCGCTTCGCCGCCCGCGAAGGCTACGCCGGTGTCGACGCCGCGCGGGACATCCGTCCGGCGGCCCCACCCCGACGGTTGCCCCGTGCACTCGACGTCGACCAGGTCGAGCGCCTCCTGGCCGCCGCCGGCGAGGTCGACCGCCCGGGTGTGTCGCTCGAGGTGCGCGACCGGGCGCTGTTGGAGTTCCTCTACGGCACCGGTGCCCGGATCTCCGAGGCCGTCGGCGCGGCCGTCGACGACCTGGACCTCGACGCCGGCGTGGTGCTGTTGCGGGGGAAGGGCGGACGTCAGCGGATCGTGCCGGTCGGGCGGTACGCCGCCGAGGCGCTGCGGGCCTACCTGACCCGGGTCCGTCCGGCGCTCGCCGCCGCCGGCCGGGGCAGCCCGGCGATCTTCCTCAACGCGCGTGGTGGCCAGCTCTCCCGGCAGAGCGCCTGGACCGTGCTGCGTCGCTGTGCCGGGCGCGCCGGGCTGGCCGACACCGGCGTGCACGCGGTGTCCCCGCACACGTTGCGCCACTCGTACGCCACTCATCTGCTCGACGGCGGCGCGGACGTCCGGGTGGTGCAGGAACTGCTCGGCCACGCCTCGGTGACCACCACCCAGGTCTACACCCTGGTGACCGTCGACCGGCTGCGCGAGGTGTACGCCCTCGCACACCCACGGGCCCGCCGCTGA
- a CDS encoding Gfo/Idh/MocA family oxidoreductase encodes MGDPHGVGVVGLGVVSRAYLKTLVDHPTVRVVAVADLDAARAVAAAATIPGTAAVSVERLLHHPDVATVLNLTIPAAHAEISDAAIDAGRNVYVEKPLTVTFPEGRSIIDRAVSAGVRVGCAPDTVLGTGTQTARAAIDDGLIGRPLSASAVLVTPGHERWHPDPDFYYAPGGGPLMDMGPYYISALIHLLGPVRAVIGAASQLRETRIIGSGPRLGQRIPVEVPTHVTGVLEHAGGALSTLTTSFDGVATTAAPIEVLGEEGTLAVPDPNTFDGEVRHLALGDPGWHTLAPRAGYVAAARGVGLIDLVRAAETRPPRASGEVALHVLDVMTALLRSAADGRRVELTTTVERPTPVPLTPAEEWRSAVAPEH; translated from the coding sequence GTGGGCGACCCGCATGGCGTCGGCGTCGTAGGCCTCGGGGTCGTCTCCCGCGCGTACCTGAAAACGCTCGTCGACCATCCCACGGTGCGGGTCGTCGCGGTGGCCGACCTGGACGCTGCCCGGGCTGTCGCCGCCGCCGCCACGATCCCCGGCACCGCGGCGGTGAGCGTCGAACGGCTGCTGCACCACCCCGACGTGGCGACGGTACTCAACCTGACGATCCCGGCGGCGCACGCCGAGATCTCCGACGCGGCGATCGACGCCGGCCGCAACGTCTATGTCGAGAAGCCGCTCACCGTCACCTTCCCCGAGGGCCGGTCGATCATCGACCGGGCGGTGTCGGCCGGCGTCCGCGTCGGTTGCGCGCCGGACACCGTGCTGGGCACCGGTACGCAGACCGCCCGGGCGGCGATCGACGATGGACTGATCGGGCGCCCACTGTCCGCGTCGGCCGTCCTGGTCACTCCGGGACACGAGCGCTGGCACCCTGACCCCGACTTCTACTACGCCCCGGGCGGCGGCCCGCTGATGGACATGGGGCCGTACTACATCTCGGCGCTGATCCACCTGCTCGGGCCGGTCCGTGCCGTGATCGGGGCGGCCAGCCAGCTGCGGGAGACCCGGATCATCGGTTCGGGTCCCCGCCTCGGGCAGCGGATCCCGGTCGAGGTGCCGACTCATGTGACCGGTGTGCTGGAACACGCCGGTGGTGCCCTGAGCACCCTCACGACCAGCTTCGACGGTGTCGCGACGACGGCCGCGCCGATTGAGGTGCTGGGGGAGGAGGGCACCCTCGCCGTACCCGATCCGAACACCTTCGACGGCGAGGTCCGCCATCTCGCGCTCGGTGATCCAGGATGGCACACGCTCGCACCGCGGGCCGGCTACGTCGCCGCCGCCCGGGGGGTCGGCCTGATCGACCTGGTACGGGCGGCCGAAACGCGTCCGCCCCGGGCCAGCGGCGAGGTGGCACTGCACGTACTCGACGTCATGACCGCCCTGCTCCGGTCGGCCGCCGATGGCCGGCGGGTCGAACTGACGACGACGGTCGAACGCCCCACACCCGTCCCGCTCACCCCGGCCGAGGAGTGGCGGTCAGCCGTCGCGCCCGAGCACTGA
- the scpB gene encoding SMC-Scp complex subunit ScpB, with protein sequence MSSDEQPDSLAEQAAAWVPPWARSTPPQADGPAGRVESVAPAESVDRVEAESAARAEPAEPWADPELAVPPASSEAELTAPAWTTVPAEPDPLAPSGPLGEPDPSVPLDLRAALEAILLVVDEPVSEVVLAQVLEEPTERIAAELGRISAGYTAAGHGFDLRRAAGGWRLYTRPEYAAYVERFVLDGQSVRLTQAALETLAVVAYKQPVTRSRVSVIRGVNCDGVIRTLVSRGLIEECGTEPQSGAYLYRTTPLFLEKLGLDSVDELPSLAPFLPDDVEEIADAQR encoded by the coding sequence GTGAGCAGTGACGAGCAGCCTGATTCGCTCGCCGAACAGGCTGCCGCGTGGGTACCGCCATGGGCCCGGTCGACGCCGCCGCAGGCCGACGGACCGGCTGGCCGGGTCGAGTCCGTCGCCCCGGCCGAGTCCGTTGATCGGGTCGAGGCCGAGTCTGCTGCTCGGGCCGAGCCCGCAGAGCCTTGGGCCGATCCTGAACTCGCCGTGCCACCTGCCTCGTCCGAGGCTGAACTCACCGCGCCGGCGTGGACGACGGTGCCGGCCGAGCCCGACCCGTTGGCGCCGTCCGGTCCGCTCGGCGAGCCGGACCCGTCCGTACCGCTGGATCTTCGGGCGGCGCTGGAGGCGATTCTGCTCGTCGTCGACGAACCGGTCTCCGAGGTGGTACTCGCGCAGGTGCTGGAGGAGCCGACCGAGCGGATCGCCGCGGAACTGGGCCGGATCTCCGCCGGCTACACCGCTGCCGGGCACGGGTTCGACCTGCGTCGGGCGGCTGGCGGGTGGCGGCTCTACACCCGGCCGGAATACGCTGCCTACGTCGAACGGTTCGTCCTGGACGGGCAGTCGGTCCGGCTGACTCAGGCGGCGCTCGAGACGTTGGCGGTCGTGGCCTACAAACAGCCGGTGACCCGCTCGCGGGTATCGGTGATCCGGGGTGTCAACTGTGACGGAGTGATCCGTACGCTGGTGTCCCGGGGGCTGATCGAAGAGTGCGGGACCGAGCCCCAGTCCGGTGCCTACCTCTACCGTACGACCCCGCTGTTCCTGGAGAAACTGGGCTTGGACAGCGTCGACGAGCTGCCTTCGCTCGCTCCGTTCCTGCCCGACGACGTGGAAGAGATAGCCGATGCCCAGCGATGA
- a CDS encoding segregation/condensation protein A has translation MAAPVVEGSGFTVRLANFTGPFDLLLQLIGKHKLDVTEVALHQVTDEFIAYIRAMGDDWDLDEASEFLVIAATLLDLKAARLLPAAQVEDEDDLALLEARDLLFARLLQYKAFKEAAAHIAGLEAVGGRRYPRSVTLEPRYAQALPELVLGIGPERLAKLALKAMTPRPVPVVSVDHVHQVRVSVREHATVLRDRLRRMGSASFQVLCLDCESTLEIVARFLALLELYREGLVGFSQDQALGELTVSWTGGTDGGAELTIDEYAGSPERPAASPDALPPEPPRTKETTQ, from the coding sequence GTGGCCGCACCGGTCGTGGAGGGTTCCGGCTTCACCGTCCGCCTCGCCAACTTCACCGGCCCGTTCGACCTGCTCCTGCAGCTGATCGGTAAACACAAGCTCGACGTCACCGAGGTGGCCCTGCATCAGGTGACCGACGAGTTCATCGCCTACATCCGGGCGATGGGTGACGATTGGGACCTCGACGAGGCCAGTGAGTTCCTGGTCATCGCCGCCACTCTGCTCGATCTCAAGGCCGCCCGGCTGCTGCCGGCCGCGCAGGTGGAGGACGAGGACGACCTCGCCCTGTTGGAGGCCCGGGACCTGCTGTTCGCCCGGTTGCTGCAGTACAAGGCGTTCAAGGAGGCCGCCGCGCACATCGCCGGCTTGGAGGCGGTCGGCGGGCGGCGTTACCCCCGGTCGGTCACCCTCGAACCGCGCTACGCGCAAGCCCTGCCCGAGCTGGTGCTCGGGATCGGACCGGAGCGACTGGCCAAGCTCGCGCTCAAGGCGATGACCCCGCGCCCGGTCCCGGTCGTCTCGGTCGATCACGTCCATCAGGTACGGGTCAGCGTCCGGGAACACGCCACCGTGTTGCGCGACCGGTTGCGCCGGATGGGTTCGGCGTCGTTTCAGGTACTCTGCCTGGACTGCGAGTCCACCTTGGAGATCGTGGCCCGCTTCCTGGCGCTGTTGGAGCTCTACCGGGAAGGCCTGGTCGGCTTCAGTCAGGATCAGGCCCTTGGTGAGCTGACCGTCAGCTGGACAGGTGGAACCGACGGGGGAGCGGAGCTCACCATCGACGAGTACGCGGGATCGCCGGAGCGGCCAGCCGCGTCGCCCGATGCGCTGCCGCCGGAACCGCCGCGGACGAAGGAGACGACGCAGTGA
- a CDS encoding pseudouridine synthase, with protein sequence MPSDDNSGAQRLQKVLAAAGIGSRRACEDLIFRRRVTVDGRVAQLGDKVDPQVSVIHVDGERIVTDSRLVYLAMNKPRGVVSTMADEKGRTALADFLDRVDERVYHVGRLDADSEGLLLLTNDGTLAHRLMHPSYGVPKTYLCEVAGPLPRVVGRRLLAGVELADGVAKVDKYTLLDTLGRTAQVEVVLHEGRNHIVRRLFDEVGHPVSRLIRTAIGPIRLGDLRPGRTRRLGNPEVSALFAATDG encoded by the coding sequence ATGCCCAGCGATGACAACAGCGGTGCGCAGCGCCTGCAGAAGGTGCTGGCCGCGGCCGGGATCGGCTCCAGACGAGCCTGTGAGGATCTGATCTTCCGACGGCGGGTCACAGTGGATGGTCGGGTGGCGCAGCTCGGCGACAAAGTCGATCCGCAGGTCAGCGTCATCCACGTCGACGGTGAGCGGATCGTCACCGACAGCAGGCTGGTGTACCTGGCGATGAACAAGCCTCGTGGGGTGGTCTCGACGATGGCCGACGAGAAGGGCCGCACCGCGCTGGCCGACTTCCTGGACCGGGTCGACGAGCGGGTCTACCACGTCGGTCGACTCGACGCCGACAGCGAGGGCCTGTTGCTGCTGACCAACGACGGCACCCTGGCCCACCGACTGATGCATCCCTCGTACGGTGTGCCGAAGACGTACCTGTGCGAGGTGGCCGGTCCGTTGCCCCGCGTGGTGGGACGCCGGTTGCTTGCCGGCGTCGAACTGGCCGACGGGGTAGCCAAGGTGGACAAGTACACGTTGCTGGACACTCTGGGGCGGACTGCGCAGGTCGAGGTCGTGCTGCACGAAGGGCGCAACCACATCGTCCGGCGACTGTTCGACGAGGTCGGGCATCCCGTCTCGCGGCTGATCCGCACCGCCATCGGGCCGATCCGCCTCGGCGACCTCAGGCCCGGCCGCACCCGCCGGCTCGGCAATCCCGAGGTCTCCGCCCTCTTCGCGGCGACGGATGGCTGA
- a CDS encoding ThuA domain-containing protein, which translates to MTRRRALVVRGGWEGHRPVEATDLFIPFLERNGYAVRVEESAEIYADAAELADTDLIVQCVTMSRITGEQVAGLGAAIVAGTGFTGWHGGIVDSFRASSDYLHLVGGQFATHPGIQPCERSGAETDNFLPHSITITDLGRTHPITAGIADFDLVTEQYWVLHDDLIEVLATTTHPTRAWHPWQRPVTSPAIWTRNWGAGRIVVTTPGHSLDVLEHPGVRTVIERGMVWATRMASAS; encoded by the coding sequence GTGACGCGACGCAGAGCCCTTGTGGTCCGCGGCGGGTGGGAGGGGCACCGGCCGGTCGAAGCGACAGACTTGTTCATCCCGTTCCTCGAACGCAACGGCTACGCGGTACGGGTGGAGGAGTCGGCGGAGATCTACGCCGACGCCGCCGAACTGGCCGACACCGACCTGATCGTGCAGTGCGTGACGATGTCCCGGATCACCGGGGAGCAGGTGGCGGGTCTGGGCGCGGCGATCGTCGCCGGTACGGGTTTCACCGGCTGGCACGGCGGCATCGTCGACTCGTTCCGTGCCAGCTCCGACTACCTACACCTGGTGGGTGGCCAGTTCGCCACCCACCCGGGCATCCAGCCGTGCGAACGCAGCGGCGCGGAGACGGACAACTTCCTGCCGCACTCGATCACGATCACCGACCTCGGCCGGACCCACCCGATCACCGCCGGGATCGCCGACTTCGACCTGGTCACCGAGCAGTACTGGGTGCTGCACGACGACCTGATCGAGGTGCTGGCCACCACCACCCACCCGACGCGGGCGTGGCATCCGTGGCAGCGGCCGGTCACTTCGCCGGCGATCTGGACCCGGAACTGGGGAGCGGGTCGGATCGTCGTGACCACTCCGGGACACAGCCTCGACGTGCTGGAACACCCGGGTGTGCGTACCGTCATCGAAAGGGGCATGGTGTGGGCGACCCGCATGGCGTCGGCGTCGTAG
- a CDS encoding ParA family protein, translating to MAGNSDRAEAWTSTLREQQAGLDLSAELGPADPTAYTMRKPIPEPMPTDRHGPARIIAMANQKGGVGKTTTTINLGAALAEYGRKVLLVDFDPQGALSVGLGVNPHNLDLSVYNLLMQDDVTAEDVLIKTDVAGLHLLPANIDLSAAEIQLVNEVAREMALARVLKSIRKEYDYVLIDCQPSLGLLAINALTVAHGVLIPLECEFFSLRGVALLLDTIDKVRERLNFDLELEGILATMYDSRTTHCRQVLQRVVEAFGDKVYQTVITKTVKFPESTVAGAPITSLDPASSGARNYRQLAREVIAQQAER from the coding sequence ATGGCGGGCAACAGTGACCGTGCCGAGGCGTGGACCTCGACGCTGCGGGAGCAGCAGGCCGGGCTCGACCTCAGCGCCGAACTCGGGCCGGCCGACCCCACGGCCTACACGATGCGCAAGCCGATTCCCGAGCCGATGCCGACCGACCGGCACGGGCCGGCGCGGATCATCGCGATGGCCAACCAGAAGGGTGGCGTCGGAAAGACCACCACCACCATCAACCTCGGTGCGGCGCTCGCCGAGTACGGTCGCAAGGTCCTGCTGGTGGACTTCGACCCGCAGGGCGCGCTGTCGGTCGGTCTCGGCGTCAATCCCCACAATCTCGACCTGTCGGTCTACAACCTGCTCATGCAGGACGACGTCACCGCCGAAGACGTCCTGATCAAGACCGACGTCGCCGGTCTGCACCTGCTGCCCGCCAACATCGACCTGTCGGCCGCCGAGATCCAGCTGGTCAACGAGGTCGCCCGGGAGATGGCCCTGGCCCGGGTGCTCAAGTCGATCCGCAAGGAGTACGACTACGTCCTGATCGACTGCCAGCCGTCGCTCGGTCTGCTCGCCATCAACGCGTTGACCGTCGCGCACGGCGTACTGATCCCGCTGGAGTGTGAGTTCTTCAGCCTGCGTGGCGTGGCGTTGCTGCTCGACACGATCGACAAGGTCCGGGAGCGGCTCAACTTCGACCTGGAGCTCGAAGGCATCCTCGCCACCATGTACGACAGCCGGACCACGCACTGCCGTCAGGTCCTGCAGCGGGTCGTCGAGGCCTTCGGTGACAAGGTCTATCAGACGGTGATCACCAAGACCGTCAAGTTCCCGGAGTCGACCGTCGCGGGCGCTCCGATCACCAGCCTCGACCCGGCCTCGTCCGGTGCCCGCAACTACCGGCAGTTGGCCCGCGAGGTGATCGCACAACAGGCGGAGCGTTGA
- a CDS encoding DUF4139 domain-containing protein: MNTVEIDAPIVGVTVYPDRARVTRRGGARLAAGQHRVRVAPLPLGLRRDSVRVGGRGAATVLGVDVTTWRQARSSDPQVVGLEQRRRELTDELAEVDDADGIEEQRGQFLTRLAERAGSTYARALAAGDAALSDVAAFTDSVAAQLADSRARRRGLTRRRTELAEELAVVGRDLDAAHGKREPDRLAVEVTVAVEIDEAEAEAEVELELTYLVQGASWQPSYDLRLVDATMTVTWFGMVSQTTGEDWPECDLRLSTARPAATTGVPELSPWYLDRLRPAPSRTMSADMMAKMPAPGAMAAGGPARSAAAPPRLRESVADVEQGVSAATYRPARPVAVPADGSAHRATIAVLELPVRLDHVTAPVRAAEAHLRATVGNTSEHTLLPGPAAVFHDADFVASTTLPMWAPGEETELALGVDDRLRVERKLHRRVESKATLGSTRRREVEYRVTVANHTPRPAIVEVRDQLPVSRDESVVVRETTVVPPPVERTELGELTWRLSLAPGESGEVALGFRVELAKGIELTGWRE, encoded by the coding sequence GTGAACACCGTAGAGATCGACGCACCCATCGTCGGCGTCACCGTCTATCCGGACCGGGCCCGGGTGACCCGGCGAGGCGGTGCCAGGCTGGCCGCCGGCCAGCATCGGGTACGCGTCGCGCCACTCCCGCTCGGCCTTCGGCGGGACTCGGTCCGGGTCGGCGGTCGGGGGGCGGCCACCGTGCTCGGCGTGGACGTGACCACCTGGCGGCAGGCCCGCAGCAGCGACCCGCAGGTCGTCGGCCTGGAACAGCGTCGTCGTGAGTTGACCGACGAGTTGGCCGAGGTCGACGACGCGGACGGGATCGAGGAGCAGCGCGGACAGTTCCTCACCCGGCTGGCCGAGCGGGCCGGCAGTACATACGCCCGGGCGTTGGCCGCTGGCGACGCCGCGCTGAGCGACGTGGCCGCCTTCACCGACTCGGTGGCCGCTCAGCTCGCCGACTCGCGTGCCCGCCGGCGCGGGCTGACCCGTCGGCGGACCGAGCTGGCGGAGGAGTTGGCCGTGGTCGGACGCGACCTCGACGCCGCGCACGGCAAGCGGGAGCCGGATCGGCTGGCCGTCGAGGTAACCGTGGCGGTGGAGATCGACGAGGCCGAGGCCGAGGCCGAGGTCGAGCTGGAGCTGACCTACCTGGTGCAGGGGGCGAGCTGGCAACCCTCCTACGACCTGCGACTGGTCGACGCCACGATGACCGTCACCTGGTTCGGGATGGTCAGCCAGACCACCGGGGAGGACTGGCCGGAGTGCGACCTTCGCCTGTCCACCGCCCGGCCAGCGGCGACGACCGGCGTACCCGAATTGTCGCCCTGGTATCTCGATCGGCTCCGGCCGGCGCCCTCGCGCACGATGTCGGCGGACATGATGGCCAAGATGCCGGCCCCCGGCGCTATGGCAGCCGGCGGCCCGGCTCGTTCGGCGGCGGCCCCGCCCCGGCTACGGGAAAGCGTCGCCGACGTCGAGCAGGGGGTCAGCGCCGCCACCTACCGCCCGGCCCGCCCGGTGGCGGTGCCGGCCGACGGTAGCGCGCACCGGGCCACCATCGCGGTGCTGGAACTGCCGGTCCGGCTGGACCACGTCACCGCACCGGTCCGCGCCGCCGAGGCGCACCTGCGGGCAACGGTCGGCAACACGTCGGAGCACACGTTGCTCCCCGGTCCGGCCGCGGTGTTCCACGACGCCGACTTCGTCGCGTCGACCACGCTGCCGATGTGGGCGCCGGGTGAGGAGACCGAACTGGCGCTGGGCGTCGACGACCGGCTGCGGGTGGAGCGCAAACTGCACCGGCGCGTCGAGTCCAAGGCCACGCTCGGGTCGACCCGGCGGCGGGAGGTGGAGTACCGCGTCACCGTCGCCAACCACACGCCCCGCCCGGCGATCGTCGAGGTGCGTGATCAGCTCCCGGTGTCGCGTGACGAGTCGGTGGTGGTGCGGGAGACGACCGTCGTGCCGCCGCCGGTCGAGCGTACGGAGCTGGGTGAGCTGACCTGGCGGCTGTCGCTCGCGCCGGGCGAGAGTGGTGAGGTCGCGCTGGGTTTCCGGGTCGAACTGGCCAAGGGGATCGAGCTGACCGGTTGGCGGGAGTAG
- the cmk gene encoding (d)CMP kinase, translating into MVEQARTGNFVVAVDGPSGSGKSTVSRRLASVAGARYLDTGAMYRAVTWAVLRAGVDPHDADGVEKVAADVTLSIGTDPAAPHVVADGVAVDDEIRGSEVTSAVSAVAAVPAVREMLVVEQRALIAAHAPIVVEGRDIGSVVAPDADLKVYLTASAETRAHRRSAETAADVAATAEALARRDRLDSTRTADPLQQAPDAVALDTTEMGIDEVVARLRDLLHDRTAR; encoded by the coding sequence GTGGTTGAGCAGGCGCGGACCGGGAACTTCGTGGTCGCGGTAGATGGTCCGTCCGGATCTGGCAAATCCACCGTTTCCCGGCGACTGGCGAGCGTCGCCGGCGCACGCTACCTGGACACCGGGGCGATGTACCGGGCGGTCACCTGGGCGGTGCTGCGGGCCGGCGTCGACCCGCACGACGCCGACGGCGTCGAAAAGGTCGCCGCTGACGTCACGCTGTCGATCGGTACCGACCCGGCGGCACCCCATGTGGTCGCCGACGGGGTCGCGGTGGACGACGAGATCCGAGGATCCGAGGTCACCTCGGCCGTCTCGGCGGTCGCCGCCGTACCCGCCGTACGGGAAATGCTCGTCGTCGAACAGCGGGCGCTGATCGCGGCGCACGCGCCGATCGTGGTCGAAGGACGTGACATCGGGTCGGTGGTGGCGCCCGACGCCGACCTCAAGGTCTACCTCACCGCATCCGCCGAGACCCGCGCGCACCGGCGCAGCGCGGAGACCGCCGCGGACGTCGCCGCGACCGCCGAAGCGCTCGCCCGCCGTGACCGGCTCGACTCGACCCGCACCGCCGACCCGTTGCAGCAGGCCCCGGACGCGGTCGCGCTGGACACCACCGAGATGGGCATCGACGAGGTCGTGGCCCGATTGCGTGATCTGCTCCATGACCGGACCGCCCGATGA
- the der gene encoding ribosome biogenesis GTPase Der, which translates to MIADGVADEPVGVARTAEPSAPVPVVAVVGRPNVGKSTLVNRIIGRRQAVVEDTPGVTRDRVPYDAQWSGRQFTVVDTGGWEPDARDRAAAIAAQAEVAVATADVVLFVVDAMVGATDVDEAAVKMLRRSAKPVLLIANKADNAAIEVEATSLWSLGLGQPYPVSALHGRGSGDLLDAVLDALPDPPPISEGGPRGPRRVALVGRPNVGKSSLLNRLAHEDRAVVDAVAGTTVDPVDSIVEIGGEPWQFVDTAGLRKRSNRASGTEYYASLRTAGAIEAAEVAVVLLDASETLSEQDQRVLSMVVEAGRALVIAFNKWDLVDADRRYYLEKEIERDLRRIPWAIRVNISAKTGRSVERLAPALRTALASWETRVPTGQLNQWITALAQATPHPVRGGRAPRILFATQAGIAPPRFVLFTTGPLDAGYQRFVERKLREEFGYEGTPIEVSVRPRKQVGPGGRGKAHG; encoded by the coding sequence ATGATCGCCGACGGTGTCGCCGACGAGCCGGTCGGGGTGGCCCGGACCGCCGAGCCCAGCGCCCCGGTACCGGTCGTCGCCGTCGTGGGCCGACCCAACGTCGGAAAGTCCACTCTGGTCAACCGGATCATCGGCCGCCGGCAGGCGGTGGTGGAAGACACCCCGGGCGTCACCCGGGACCGGGTCCCCTACGACGCCCAATGGTCAGGTCGACAGTTCACCGTCGTCGACACGGGCGGCTGGGAGCCGGACGCCCGGGACCGGGCGGCGGCCATCGCGGCCCAGGCCGAAGTGGCGGTGGCGACCGCCGACGTGGTCCTGTTCGTCGTCGACGCCATGGTCGGGGCGACCGACGTCGACGAGGCGGCCGTCAAGATGCTGCGCCGCAGCGCCAAACCGGTTTTGCTGATCGCCAACAAGGCCGACAACGCCGCCATCGAGGTCGAGGCCACCTCGCTGTGGTCGCTCGGGCTCGGTCAGCCGTACCCGGTCTCCGCCCTGCACGGACGGGGCTCGGGCGACCTGCTCGACGCCGTACTCGACGCGTTGCCGGACCCGCCCCCGATCAGCGAGGGCGGCCCGCGTGGACCCCGTCGGGTGGCTCTGGTCGGCCGGCCGAACGTCGGCAAGTCCAGCTTGCTCAATCGGCTCGCGCACGAGGACCGCGCGGTGGTTGACGCGGTCGCCGGCACCACCGTCGACCCGGTCGACAGCATCGTGGAGATCGGCGGCGAGCCGTGGCAGTTCGTCGACACGGCGGGACTACGCAAGCGATCCAACCGGGCGAGCGGCACCGAGTACTACGCGAGTCTGCGTACCGCCGGGGCGATCGAAGCCGCAGAGGTCGCGGTCGTCCTGCTCGACGCGAGCGAGACGCTGAGCGAACAGGATCAGCGGGTCCTGTCGATGGTCGTCGAGGCGGGCCGGGCCCTGGTGATCGCCTTCAACAAGTGGGACCTGGTCGACGCGGACCGGCGCTACTACCTGGAGAAGGAGATCGAACGGGACCTGCGGCGTATCCCGTGGGCGATCCGGGTCAACATCTCGGCCAAGACCGGTCGATCGGTGGAGCGGCTCGCGCCCGCGTTGCGCACCGCTCTGGCCAGCTGGGAGACCCGGGTGCCGACCGGTCAGCTCAACCAGTGGATCACCGCCCTGGCACAGGCCACCCCTCATCCGGTACGCGGGGGGCGGGCACCCAGAATTCTCTTCGCCACCCAGGCCGGCATCGCACCACCCCGGTTCGTCCTGTTCACCACCGGCCCGCTCGACGCCGGCTACCAGCGCTTCGTCGAGCGCAAGCTGCGGGAGGAGTTCGGGTACGAAGGCACCCCGATCGAGGTGTCGGTCCGGCCACGTAAGCAGGTCGGCCCGGGCGGGCGGGGCAAGGCGCACGGCTGA